The DNA region TTTGTGGTGATCAAACCCAGGCCTCTTTTCACGGGAAACATAAACCAGGCGAGGTAATTCATTTCCTTCAACATCTTGGACACCATCATGACCAAGGAATACCTATAGTAGAGTTTATCAGTAAAACTGAGGTATAAAAATTCCTCAAGACAAGATTTATGACAATATAAATTGGTCTTACCTGGATCATACCAGGATGGTCTCGGACATTGTTCCCAGGCCATGGTGTGCCATCCTGCATTGTCCAACCCTCTTCAGGAACCTTCTGAGCAGTTGCCACTAGAGCATTTATCCGGACTTTAAACTCTTCATATTCTCTCTGAAGCCATAAACACAAAAAAATATTCAGATCAAAAGCCCAACATGTACAAATATAAGTGCCCTGAAATAGGTTTTGATAAATATATGCTACAAACCTTCATGGCACGCCGTTCTCTTACAAATGCAGTATGAACTTTATTTTTCAGATAGTCCATCTTTAGAGAAAAATACCATTCTGGAGCACGGGGTTCAATATTATACTTCTTGCAGAAAGGAACCCATTTTCTTGCAAATTCAGATGTCTCAGAAAGGGCTTCAAAAGTAAGCATTGCTGCACCATCATCTGAGACATAGCATGTAACTTTGTCCACTGGATAATCCACAGCAAGAATGGATAAAACAGTGTTTGCAGTGATTAATGGTGGTTCTTTCAAGGGATCAACTGTGCTGACAAAAATGTCGACAGGAGCTAACTCTGAAGGCTTTCCTTCTTTTTCATACCTGAAATGATAAAGCTTGTGAGCAATTCTTCTCCCTGAAAACCCATTAAGGCTATTCCAAAAAATTGTAACATTGAACCCTACCTGAGTGAAAGCCGATCAAGATATGTTTCTCGAACTATAGGGCACCACtttgggaattgatcaagaatcCATGAAGCAGCAAACCATATCTCACAAATAACCGATGTCAACCACAGGCCAATTGCATCATGAACTGGATGAAGAATTCTATAATGGAAGAAGAGGCCAAGAATTGCTAGACGGAGTATGATTAGAATTCTGTACGGGTTTATCCTGCTTGATTTTATGGGCAACTTTCTTGATAGTGGCTGCCTTCCTTCATCCATCCTGAGAGAATGAGCATTTATCAAAAGCTTGCTTAAACTATTCACAAATCTTAATCACTGGTATTCAATCTTTTCCCAGAAAGACATTTGTAGTTATCCTTAAGTGCATCTAGTACGCCACCCATTCAGAACTAGAGCTGTTGAAACAGTATTTATATTTCAAGATGATTGATAGTACTTTTTATCCTGCAAACATTTTAATAGGTTCCCTTCCGCACTTTTGTCAATTGAGCCACTAACAAAACAGGACGCAAAAATATTTACATACATAGGCAAATCAGGATCATCCATATTATCCCCATGAAAGCCCCCACCACCATCTCCTTGATGCTTGACCACCTGGAGCTTCTCATTCTGCTTTTTCTTCCAGTCTTCCATTCTGTCCTTCCATGCAACACTTCCATAGCCATATAACGCAACGTCTTTCTGTGGAACCATTGGCCTTGGATGCACTAggacatcaaaaaaaaaaaaaaaatcaatcaggTACACAATCTAGAGAAAACACAACAAGAATGGACTAAAATAACTTACAGGAAGCTGATGACTCAGTATGAAGAGTTGGATAAATCCCATTTCCAAAGCCATTAGATGGAGGCACTATGAGAGCATGCTGATCAGAAGAAATCTGAGCATCCTGCATTAGGAAATTGCAAGCATTAGACTTAAACATCTTCGAGATTATTCAAATTAAGGGCTTTACAGGGATAGTTACCTCTTCACCATAGGTCAAAAGAGGTATTTCTATTCCAGGAGTAGATGAATCTTGTCTTGAGGATGTAGCATTTTCATACGAACCGCCATAAACAGAGGGAACTGGACCTGAACCTTGGCGGCCTAAAGTCCCAACACCATAATCGAACTCGTGCTCTATGTCATCAGTGTCATCTTCTTCCTCATCACCCTCAACACGCGGACTACCTGAAATGAAAACCCATACATCAATGCCCATATTCAGCTGACGTTTCTAGTTTCGCAACCGAGAGCAACAGCTTACATACCCTTAATCCTCTTGTATCTAGTTTTGCACTGAGGGCAAGCTTGATTTCCTTCTCTTCTTTCATACTCATAACAAGGTCTACAAACAGGGAAAGCACATTCATTGCAAGCAACAAATAACTCTCCATCAACAGTAATCTCGATTTCATCCCCACAAATCCAACACACTTGTCCACTTAATTCACGCACCGATTTTATCTGAACAGCAAAAACATCATCAAGAACAAAAGTTCCACTGCAGTCAGCATCAAATTACCAGAAACAAAGTATAATCTTCATAGATTACAATATATTCCAGCATCACAAAGGATAAGTTCAAAACTTAGGTTGATTTTATTCACAAAAAATCAAGATCTATTGATACAGAAGGAAAGGGGACAAAACTAAGGACAAGATGCCTCAACAAAAATCAGAAAACATTCAATGTTTTGGGGCTGCATTTCACAAAGCCAAAGAACAAGTAAAAAATAACTAGAAgattttagaaaaaaaaacaaagaatgaACCGTTGTAATCCATCCATAATAATTTCAAAAGCTAACTAGTATTTGCATACACCAATTAGCCAACAAAAGCTGACAAATTGCAAGACAAAGCAGCTAAACCCTTCAACAATATGTTAAAAGTGTAATTATCAGTAAATAGTCCAAAAACCActcaaatttaaaattttaaaaaaaagtcaaaGAACATCAAGGAAAACTAACAATCACAAAATACAGCTGAAATAAACCCTCCAATCAAAGAAAGAAATGAAGACAAAGGTAAAAAAAGAAGTAGAAAAGCAAAATATTTTCTCAGAAACAAATCCCCTTTAAGCCAAAAGAACCAATAATCTAAATACAGAAACTAAGCAAaaagcaaatttttttttttttttggtaaagcagatttttttttttttgcaagaaaCCCTAAAAATCACCAACAAAGGGCAAATGATATATGAAAAACACACAATATAACAAAAATGAGGGATTTTTAGAGAGACTTTACCCTTCCAATTTCATCAGCATTGATGAGCACAAATTCATTTCTATTATGTGAACCAGCAACAAGCCTTCCTCCAGTATTCATAGCCATTTTTCACAATCCAAAATCCCAGTAAAAATAATAAATCTTGAAATTTATCAAAAACCCCACTTAAAGATTCAACCTTTCAATGCACAAAATCAATAAAGGTGCCACCTTTTTCCACTAAAAACTAAATCTTGGAAAATAGTGTAACCCCCCATCAGAAAATACCCAAACTAAAAGACCCCAACACTGAAAAAAACCAcactataaataaataaataaaataaaacaaacccCAATTAGGAGAAAACCACAGAAACAAGAAATTATAATATTGTAGTAATGCTTGTGGTATTTGACAAGGAAAAAAAAACTTTCTTTTACAAGCTAAGACTTGACTGTAATATGGCTGGCAgtgggaaaagaaagaaaagaaaagagaagtgGAAACAGTGAACAGTCTATCAAAATGACACGAGTATAGAGAGTAACATTGAAATGTGTACACataaaataaaatgtccaaacCAAACTAAGCCTTGTGAAAGATACACAGAATGTGGCTGGGTAATCTAGAGCCTTTTCAAACGCCCCCACCCCCtcctaatatatatataagttgggataaaaaaaaaaaaaattgatatcaATATGTGTGATTCTTGTATGAGCAAAATATAAGCAATAACTCACTCTATTCTAAAGAAGAAAGTGAGTGCTGTGGGGCCAAGATTGTTGTAATGGTGACATGTCCCCACAAAACAGTTGGTAACAATTAAAGCTATATAccaaaaaaatgaaatcaagaaaTGAATAATGGGGTGTTTGACAATAGAAAAGAAAAACAGCTAAGAGAGAAAAGAAGAAAGTTTGGTAGTCTTTGCTTTCCTATACCTTATCTTATATTTTACTAcacttgttttgttttgtttggttGTGTGGGTGTGTGTCTGTGTATATGTaatcaacaagaaaacaataaaagaagaCTAATCTATGGAGTTGTATTGGCAGGTTTCTTGGGAATTCTTTAAAAGGGTGTCACAATTTTAGTGTGTAGTGGGTATATATATGTTACTGTAtaacttttgtgtatatatgtaacaGCAATTGTGTGTTACAGAAGGACAATAATTGAGAAAATGAAACAGAAACTATAATGAGCAAAAAAATAACGCGTTATTGGGGAAAAAGGGAACTAAACCGCGTGAACAGATCCTACTTACTTGGTTTATGTGGGTGAGAGGAAGAAGGAAGAGATAGGaagctttctttttaattttatatgtttTTGTGCAAACTGCAAAGAGAGAGAAGTTGTTATCGTAATAAGGAATGTTACAAATGCAGTGAATGTATGTAATgtgtaatataattttttttttctgtacctGAGTAGTACTTGTAACAGTGAATGTATGTAATGTGTAATATATAAGTATTATTTTCTTGTACCATGGTACTTGACCATTGACTAGTGTGGGCACAACGAGATAAGAAAGGACTGTTCACTAGCTTTTTACTGtttagctttttaaaaaaaatagttttcgaCAAT from Lycium barbarum isolate Lr01 chromosome 10, ASM1917538v2, whole genome shotgun sequence includes:
- the LOC132615876 gene encoding cellulose synthase A catalytic subunit 2 [UDP-forming]-like, encoding MAMNTGGRLVAGSHNRNEFVLINADEIGRIKSVRELSGQVCWICGDEIEITVDGELFVACNECAFPVCRPCYEYERREGNQACPQCKTRYKRIKGSPRVEGDEEEDDTDDIEHEFDYGVGTLGRQGSGPVPSVYGGSYENATSSRQDSSTPGIEIPLLTYGEEDAQISSDQHALIVPPSNGFGNGIYPTLHTESSASLHPRPMVPQKDVALYGYGSVAWKDRMEDWKKKQNEKLQVVKHQGDGGGGFHGDNMDDPDLPMMDEGRQPLSRKLPIKSSRINPYRILIILRLAILGLFFHYRILHPVHDAIGLWLTSVICEIWFAASWILDQFPKWCPIVRETYLDRLSLRYEKEGKPSELAPVDIFVSTVDPLKEPPLITANTVLSILAVDYPVDKVTCYVSDDGAAMLTFEALSETSEFARKWVPFCKKYNIEPRAPEWYFSLKMDYLKNKVHTAFVRERRAMKREYEEFKVRINALVATAQKVPEEGWTMQDGTPWPGNNVRDHPGMIQVFLGHDGVQDVEGNELPRLVYVSREKRPGFDHHKKAGAMNALMRVSAVISNAPFLLNVDCDHYINNSKALREAMCFLMDPTSGKKICYVQFPQRFDGIDRHDRYSNRNVVFFDINMKGLDGIQGPIYVGTGCVFRRHALYGYDAPAKKKRPSKTCNCWPKLCFCCCCFRSKTNKKGKTKKEKKPKHREASKQIYALETIEEEANVDPRPASQVKLEKKFGQSPAFVASTLLENGGLPKDASTSSLLKEAIHVISCGYEDKTEWGKEVGWIYGSVTEDILTGFKMHCHGWRSVYCMPKLPAFKGSAPINLSDRLHQVLRWALGSVEILLSKHCPIWYGYGGGLKWLERFSYINSVVYPLTSIPLIVYCSLPAICLLTGKFIVPAISNYASIIFISLFISIAATGVLEMQWGGVGIDDWWRNEQFWVIGGASSHFFALFQGLLKVLAGVETSFTVTSKAGDDGAFSDLYIFKWTSLLIPPTTLLLINIVGVVVGVSNAINNGYDSWGPLFGRLFFALWVIIHLFPFLKGLMGKQERTPTIVVVWSILLASILTLLWVRVNPFVSRDGPLLEVCGLNCDD